In Glandiceps talaboti chromosome 4, keGlaTala1.1, whole genome shotgun sequence, a single window of DNA contains:
- the LOC144434010 gene encoding uncharacterized protein LOC144434010 has product MADDANAAAAATEQKPDENAPVEDKPEDAAGDTETAKQDGEAAPVLVAPTENPFGVDDFEHILQMEASEGADNGWEPAKKTAGAEVFKKKDKNSEINMVKSFLTLTGIPLDKAVEFITKYDGERKKWDKDNVIEVLDEKSDFSIIYWIFKMPAACTDRDFVMASTTRADEDNKRHIILYKDCVHPDKPPNSTFIRGDTMVNGLIIRPDDKDAESSKVTLIQQFNMKGWIPKFLLNRLTLARALGLREQMLEYWKELNKPAPKENGPTENKEEKKEGEETKEEAESKPEGGEEEKKEE; this is encoded by the exons ATGGCCGACGACGCAAACGCTGCTGCTGCTGCCACGGAGCAAAAACCTGACGAAAATGCCCCCGTCGAAGACAAACCAGAGGATGCCGCAGGCGACACGGAAACAGCAAAACAGGACGGCGAAGCCGCGCCCGTTCTTGTTGCGCCAACGGAGAACCCTTTTGGGGTGGACGATTTCgaacatattttacaaatggaAGCTTCAGAGGGAGCTGACAATGGGTGGGAACCTGCCAAGAAGACTGCTGGTGCAGAGGTGtttaaaaagaaagacaaaaattCAGAAATCAACATGGTAAAG TCTTTCCTTACGCTGACTGGAATTCCACTCGATAAAG CTGTTGAATTCATCACCAAATATGACGGTGAACGAAAGAAGTGGGACAAAGACAACGTCATCGAAGTTTTGGATGAAAAAAGTGATTTCTCCATCATTTATTG GATATTCAAGATGCCAGCAGCGTGTACAGATCGTGACTTCGTCATGGCGTCGACAACAAGGGCTGACGAAGACAACAAAAGACACATAATTCTCTACAAAGATTGTGTACATCCTGACAAACCACCAAACAGCACTTTCATCAG AGGTGACACGATGGTGAATGGTTTGATAATCAGACCAGATGACAAAGACGCTGAGTCTAGTAAAGTTACATTGATACAGCAATTTAACATGAAAGGATGGATTCCTAAATTTCTCTTGAACCGTCTAACATTGGCACGAGCATTAGGATTGAGGGAACAGATGTTGGAG tATTGGAAAGAGTTGAACAAACCTGCACCAAAAGAGAATGGTCCAACTGAAaacaaagaagaaaagaaagaggGAGAAGAAACAAAAGAAGAAGCTGAATCGAAACCTGAGGGCGGCGAGGAGGAGAAGAAAGAAGAATAG